The DNA segment TGGCGGCCATACCCCAAGGCGCGCGCGCCTGAGATCACGATACCGGAGCGCGAGGTGCCGGGGATAAGGGCGATGGCCTGCCACAGGCCCAGATAGAGCGCGTGCTTCAAGGTCCAGCCTTCGGATTTGCGGGTCTGTGGTCCCATCCGGTCGGTCAGATACAGCACAATGCCAAAGATGATCATCATCCAGCCGATCACGGCCACACTGCGCAATATTTCCATTACGCCAAGGAGTTTGAACACCAGCCCGAGGATCATGACCGGGATCGTTGCGATCACAAGGCAGAGGGCCAGAAAACCGCCGCGCGATTCAATCCGCCCGCGCATCAGTTCTGGCACGCCACGTGCTGCAAGGCCGACATCCTGTCTGAAATACCAGCACACCGCGAACAGGGTTCCGATATGCACCGCGACATCAATCACAAGCCCCTGATCGTCGAGCGAGGTCAGGGCCGGCAGCAAGATCAGGTGCCCGGATGAGGACACGGGCAGGAACTCTGTCAGGCCCTGAATGATGGCCAGAAGGAACAGATGGAAGAGCGGCATTTCAAACCCCTTTTGAGTCGTGCGCAACCTAGTTGGATATTCTGGGAAGGGGAATTTCAAAAGAAGGTCATGCATGCTGACATAAAAATGACGAAAAACTGCCTTGCGCAGACACCAGAGCGCGATTTATTCTAATTTAGGTCAGCACGTATGACTTTTCATGGTGCGAAGCACTGTGTAAAAGGTGAAAAAATTCTGGAGGATCAGCCATGGCTAAACAGCAAATGCTCCGTTTCGTGGATCTCGAGCGCGAGATGCCCGAAAAGCGTCCGCCGGATTTGCGGTCGGAAGATTTCGGTGAGATTTATGCCGAATACGGCGAAGAGAAAGCCGCAGATCAGGCGGGGCGTTGCAGCCAATGTGGCGTGCCGTATTGCCAGACCCATTGCCCGCTGCACAACAACATTCCCGACTGGTTGATGATGACGGCGACTGGCCGTCTGCAAGAAGCCTATGAATTAAGTCAGGCCACCAACACCTTTCCAGAGATATGCGGCCGCATCTGCCCGCAGGACCGCTTGTGCGAAGGCAATTGCGTGATCGAGCAGGCGGGTCATGGCACTGTGACCATCGGCTCAGTCGAGAAGTATATCACTGATACCGCTTGGGAAAAGGGTTGGGTCAAGCCGATTGCACCTATGTCCGAGCGTGGCGAGTCGGTCGGGATTATTGGTGCTGGCCCCGGCGGGTTGGCGGCGGCAGATATGCTGCGCCGTGCGGGCATTCAGGTTACAGTCTATGACCGCTATGATCGCGCAGGCGGACTGATGACCTATGGCATTCCCGGTTTTAAGCTGGAAAAGCCGATCGTGATGCGCCGGATCGACCAGTTGGAGCAGGGCGGCGTCGACTTCGTGCTGAATTGCAATGTAGGCGAGGATATCACCTTTGACGCCATTCGCGGCAAGCATGACGCTGTGCTGATCGCCACGGGCGTGTACAAGGCGCGCGACCTGACTGCCCCCAATGCCAATGCGCAGGGTGTGGTCAAGGCGCTGGATTTTCTGACCGCGTCCAACCGCAAGAGCTTTGGCGATGATGTGCCAGAATTCGACAATGGTGATCTGGATGCGCGCGGCAAGCGCGTGGTGGTTATCGGCGGCGGCGACACAGCAATGGATTGCGTGCGCACGGCTGTCCGGCAGGGCGCGAAATCTGTGCGCTGCCTGTATCGCCGCGACCGCGACAACATGCCCGGTTCGCGCCGCGAGACGCAGAATGCCGAAGAAGAAGGTGTGGAATTTGTCTGGCTTACGGCACCGTCAGGGTTTGTCACCGATGACGCGGGCAATCTGACCGGTGTGCGCGTGCAAAAAATGCGCCTTGGCCAGCCCGATGCAACAGGCCGCCGTGCGCCCGAAGTGATTGAGGGCGCGGATTACACCGAAGAATCTGAACTGGCGATTATGGCGCTGGGCTTCGAGGCCGAAGATTTGCCGGGCCTCTGGGGTGTACCGGAACTGTCGGTGACGCGTTGGGGCACGATCAAGGCCAAGTTCAACACGCATGAAACCGACCTGCCGGGTGTCTGGGCTGTGGGCGATATTGTGCGCGGTGCATCGTTGGTCGTCTGGGCGATCCGCGACGGACGCGAGGCGGCAGAGTCGATCATGACGTATCTTTCGGCCCCCGCACGGGTTGCGGCTGAATAATCCTTAGTCCTTTGGAAAAGGAATCTGAATAATGACAAACTATGATGCAGATTGGGCCGCAAACGAAGAAGCGCGCCGCGCCTACATAGCCGAGCATGGTCTTTACAAAGCAGAGGATGAGCATTCGTCCTGTGGTGTCGGGCTTGTTGTTTCGCTTGACGGGACACCCTCGCGCAAGGTGGTCGAGAACGGGATCGAAGCGCTGAAAGCGATCTGGCACCGGGGCGCTGTCGATGCAGATGGCAAGACCGGCGATGGCGCGGGCATTCACGTGCAGATCCCTGTCGAATTTTTCTATGACAAGATCCGCCGTACTGGCCACGAGCCGCGCATGGACCAGCTGATCGCGGTCGGACAAGTGTTTTTGCCGCGCACGGATTTTGCCGCGCAGGAACGTTCGCGCACGATCGTGGAAACCGAAGTGCTGCGTATGGGCTATTCGATCTATGGCTGGCGGCATGTGCCTGTAGATGTGATGGTTCTGGGCGAAAAGGCCAATGCCACCCGCCCCGAGATCGAACAGATCCTGATCCGCAACTCCAAGGAAACCGACGAGGAAACCTTCGAGCGGGAACTCTATGTTATCCGGCGGCGGATTGAGAAGGCAGTCACTGCGGCTGGTATCGCGGGTTTTTACATCTGTTCGCTGTCGTGCCGCTCGATCATCTATAAGGGCATGATGCTGGCCGAGCAGGTGGCCGAATTCTACCCCGACCTGAAGGATGACCGCTTCGAAAGCGCATTTGCGATCTACCACCAGCGCTATTCGACCAACACCTTCCCGCAGTGGTGGCTGGCGCAGCCCTTCCGCATGTTGGCCCATAATGGCGAAATCAATACGCTGAAAGGTAACCTGAACTGGCTGAAAAGCCACGAGATTCGCATGGCGTCATCGGCCTTTGGGGAAATGGCGGAAGACATTAAACCAATCGTGGCGTCTGGCGCGTCGGATTCAGCGGCACTGGACTCGGTGTTTGAAGTGCTGGTGCGCGCAGGGCGCAATGCGCCCATGGCCAAGACAATGCTGGTGCCCGAGGCGTGGTCAAAGCAAGCAGTCGAGATGCCCGAAGCCTGGCGCGACATGTATTCCTATTGCAACTCGGTGATGGAACCGTGGGACGGCCCTGCCGCGCTTGCCATGACTGATGGCCGCTGGGTTTGCGCTGGGCTTGACCGCAACGGGCTGCGGCCCATGCGCTATGTCGTCACCGGCGATGGCCTGCTGATTGCAGGTTCCGAGGCGGGTATGGTCGTGGTGGACGAGTTGTCTGTGCGCGAAAAAGGCGCTCTTGGGCCGGGTCAGATGATCGCGGTCGATATGAAAGAGGGCAAGCTGTACCACGATACCGAGATCAAAAACAAACTGTCGAAATCGCAGCCATTTGGCGAGTGGAACGACAAGATTGTCGATCTGAACGAAAAGCTAAGCGACATCCCCGAGACGCGCGGGATGGACCCCGCCGATCTGCGCCGCCGTCAGGTGGCCGCTGGCTTCACCATCGAGGAAATCGAGCAGGTTTTGGCCCCGATGGCCGAAGACGGCAAGGAAATGATCGCATCTATGGGCGATGACACCCCGTCAGCAGTGCTGTCGAAAGTGTATCGGCCATTGTCGCATTTCTTCCGTCAGAACTTCAGTCAGGTGACAAACCCGGCGATTGACAGCTTGCGCGAATTCCGGGTGATGAGCCTGAACACGCGGTTTGGCAACCTCAAGAATGTGTTGGACGAAGACAGCAGCCAGACCGAGATTCTGGTGTTGGAAAGCCCCTTTGTCGCCAATGGCGAATTTGACGAAATGGTCCGCGAATTTGGCGATCAGGTTGCATTTATTGACTGCTCCTTCCCTGCGGGCGGGGGCGATGATGCGTTGCGCGACGGGCTGGAGCGTATCCGCTCCGAGGCAGAAGACGCCGTGCGCTCTGGTGCCGGGCATCTGGTGCTGACGGATGAGCATCAGAATGCGGATAAGGTGGCCATGCCGATGATCCTTGCGACCAGCGCTGTGCACAGCTGGTTGACGCGCAAGGGGCTGCGGACCTTCTGCTCGCTCAATGTGCGGTCTGCCGAATGTATCGACCCGCATTACTTTGCTGTGCTGATCGGCAGCGGGGCCACGACAGTAAATGCTTACCTTGCGCAGGAAACCATTGCTGACCGGATCGACCGTGACCTGATCGAAGGCAGTCTGATCGACGCCATGCGCCGCTACCGCGATGCGGTCAATCTTGGGCTGTTAAAAATCATGTCCAAGATGGGGATCTCGGTCATTTCCTCTTATCGCGGCGGTCTGAATTTTGAGGCAGTGGGCCTGAGCCGCGCATTGGTGGCCGAATATTTCCCCGGTATGCAAAGCCGCATTTCGGGCATCGGCCTACACGGCATTCAGATGAAGCTGGAAGAAGTGCACGCCAAAGGCTGGCGCGGTGGGCAGGATGTCTTGCCGATTGGCGGGTTCTACAAGGCGCGCCGCTCGGGCGAGAAACACGCTTGGGAAGCCACGACCATGCATTTGTTGCAGCAGGCCTGCAACACGTCGAGCTATGCGCTGTGGAAGCAGTATTCCGCCGCCATGCAGGCCAACCCGCCGATTCATCTGCGCGATCTGCTGGACATCAAGCCCTTGGGCAAGTCCATCCCGATTGAAGAGGTTGAAAGCATCACGGCCATTCGCAAACGGTTCGTGACACCGGGCATGTCGCTGGGTGCCTTGTCACCCGAGGCGCATATGACGCTGAACATTGCCATGAACCGGATCGGCGCGAAGTCGGATTCGGGCGAGGGTGGCGAAGACCCGGCCCATGCACACCCGCTGCCCAATGGCGACAACCCTTGCGCCAAGATCAAGCAGGTGGCCTCTGGCCGTTTTGGTGTGACAGCCGAATACCTGAACGCCTGCGAAGAGCTGGAAATCAAGGTTGCCCAAGGGGCCAAGCCCGGCGAAGGCGGCCAGCTTCCGGGCATGAAAGTTACCAAGCTGATCGCGCGTCTGCGCCACTCCACCCCCGGTGTGACGCTGATTTCACCGCCGCCACACCATGACATTTACTCGATCGAGGATCTGGCGCAGCTGATTTATGATCTGAAACAGATCAATCCGCGCGTGAAAGTGACGGTCAAGCTGGTGGCGCAATCGGGCGTGGGCACGATTGCAGCAGGTGTTGCCAAGGCCAAGGCCGATATCATTCTGATTTCGGGCCATAATGGTGGCACCGGTGCCAGCCCCGGCACCTCGATCAAATATGCGGGCCTGCCATGGGAAATGGGTCTGTCTGAGGCACATCAGGTGCTTGCCATGAACAAGCTGCGCGAACGCGTGACGCTGCGCACGGATGGCGGGCTGCGCACGGGCCGCGACATTGTCATGGCGGCCATGATGGGGGCCGAGGAATATGGCATTGGCACTGCGGCGCTGATTGCGATGGGCTGCATCATGGTGCGTCAGTGCCAGTCAAACACCTGCCCAGTGGGTGTGTGCACCCAAGATGACGCTTTGCGCGCCAAATTCACGGGCAACGCAGACAAGGTGGTCAATCTGATTACCTTCTATGCGCAAGAAGTGCGCGAAACCCTTGCCAGTATTGGTGCCCGTTCACTGGATGAAGTGATTGGCCGTGCCGATCTGTTGGCGCAGGTCAGCCGTGGGGCGGCACATCTGGATGATCTGGACCTGAATCCGCTGCTGCTGACGGTCGATGGTGCGGAGAATATCCGCTATGATCGCAACAAGGCGCGCAATGCCGTGCCTGACACGCTGGATGCCGAAATCATCCGCGATGCTGCGCGTTTCTTCGAGGATGGCGAAAAGATGCAACTGTCCTACGCGGTGGAAAACACCCACCGCACCGTGGGCACGCGTGCATCCAGCCATATCGTCAAGCGGTTCGGTATGCGCAACAAGTTGCAGCCGGATCACCTGACAGTGAAGCTGGCGGGCAGTGCCGGTCAGTCGCTGGGCGCTTTCGCAGCGCCGGGGTTGAAGATCGAAGTGTTCGGCGATGCCAATGACTATGTGGGTAAAGGGCTGTCTGGTGGTATGATCGTCGTGCGCCCGCGCATGTCGTCGCCGCTGATCGCCCGCGACAACACGATCATCGGCAACACAGTGCTATATGGTGCGACCAACGGGCATTTGTTCGCGGCAGGGCGCGCGGGCGAACGGTTCGCGGTGCGCAACTCGGGCGCGAAGGTTGTGATCGAGGGGTGCGGTTCCAACGGGTGTGAATACATGACCGGCGGGGTTGCCGTGATCCTTGGCTCTATCGGGGCCAATTTCGGGGCGGGCATGACGGGGGGCATGGCATATCTCTATGATCCCGAAGGATTGGCAGAGCCGTTGATCAACATGGAATCGCTGGTCACCTGTCCGGTCAGTGTGCCGCATTGGGAAGATGAGCTGAAATCGCTGATCGAAATGCATGCACGCGAAACCGAATCGCAGCACGCGCTTGAAATCTTGCGCAACTGGGACATTGAGAAAGTGCATTTCGTGCAAGTTTGCCCGAAAGAGATGCTGATCCATCTGCCCTATCCGATCAGCTACGAGTCAGAGGCAATGCCTGCCGAATAAGGGCAGGGGCCAACATAGGCAAAAGGCGCGAAGCACCTGCTTCGCGCCTTTTCTATTTGTGGTGCAAGCGCCCCTTACAGCACGATCAGATTCATCAGATAGAACAGCATCGCCGAGAGCATTGCAGCCATTGGCACGGTGACAACCCACGCCGCCAGAATCGTGACGAAATGCGCGCGGCGCACAACCTTTTTGCGCTTGCGCACCTCCAGCGGGCTGGTGGTATCGACGCGTTTTTCTTTCAGGATACG comes from the Roseinatronobacter monicus genome and includes:
- a CDS encoding undecaprenyl-diphosphate phosphatase; this translates as MPLFHLFLLAIIQGLTEFLPVSSSGHLILLPALTSLDDQGLVIDVAVHIGTLFAVCWYFRQDVGLAARGVPELMRGRIESRGGFLALCLVIATIPVMILGLVFKLLGVMEILRSVAVIGWMMIIFGIVLYLTDRMGPQTRKSEGWTLKHALYLGLWQAIALIPGTSRSGIVISGARALGYGRHDAAKLSMLMSIPTIIASGALMGIDVVRIADWQAARDGAIAA
- a CDS encoding NAD(P)-dependent oxidoreductase, which translates into the protein MAKQQMLRFVDLEREMPEKRPPDLRSEDFGEIYAEYGEEKAADQAGRCSQCGVPYCQTHCPLHNNIPDWLMMTATGRLQEAYELSQATNTFPEICGRICPQDRLCEGNCVIEQAGHGTVTIGSVEKYITDTAWEKGWVKPIAPMSERGESVGIIGAGPGGLAAADMLRRAGIQVTVYDRYDRAGGLMTYGIPGFKLEKPIVMRRIDQLEQGGVDFVLNCNVGEDITFDAIRGKHDAVLIATGVYKARDLTAPNANAQGVVKALDFLTASNRKSFGDDVPEFDNGDLDARGKRVVVIGGGDTAMDCVRTAVRQGAKSVRCLYRRDRDNMPGSRRETQNAEEEGVEFVWLTAPSGFVTDDAGNLTGVRVQKMRLGQPDATGRRAPEVIEGADYTEESELAIMALGFEAEDLPGLWGVPELSVTRWGTIKAKFNTHETDLPGVWAVGDIVRGASLVVWAIRDGREAAESIMTYLSAPARVAAE
- the gltB gene encoding glutamate synthase large subunit — translated: MTNYDADWAANEEARRAYIAEHGLYKAEDEHSSCGVGLVVSLDGTPSRKVVENGIEALKAIWHRGAVDADGKTGDGAGIHVQIPVEFFYDKIRRTGHEPRMDQLIAVGQVFLPRTDFAAQERSRTIVETEVLRMGYSIYGWRHVPVDVMVLGEKANATRPEIEQILIRNSKETDEETFERELYVIRRRIEKAVTAAGIAGFYICSLSCRSIIYKGMMLAEQVAEFYPDLKDDRFESAFAIYHQRYSTNTFPQWWLAQPFRMLAHNGEINTLKGNLNWLKSHEIRMASSAFGEMAEDIKPIVASGASDSAALDSVFEVLVRAGRNAPMAKTMLVPEAWSKQAVEMPEAWRDMYSYCNSVMEPWDGPAALAMTDGRWVCAGLDRNGLRPMRYVVTGDGLLIAGSEAGMVVVDELSVREKGALGPGQMIAVDMKEGKLYHDTEIKNKLSKSQPFGEWNDKIVDLNEKLSDIPETRGMDPADLRRRQVAAGFTIEEIEQVLAPMAEDGKEMIASMGDDTPSAVLSKVYRPLSHFFRQNFSQVTNPAIDSLREFRVMSLNTRFGNLKNVLDEDSSQTEILVLESPFVANGEFDEMVREFGDQVAFIDCSFPAGGGDDALRDGLERIRSEAEDAVRSGAGHLVLTDEHQNADKVAMPMILATSAVHSWLTRKGLRTFCSLNVRSAECIDPHYFAVLIGSGATTVNAYLAQETIADRIDRDLIEGSLIDAMRRYRDAVNLGLLKIMSKMGISVISSYRGGLNFEAVGLSRALVAEYFPGMQSRISGIGLHGIQMKLEEVHAKGWRGGQDVLPIGGFYKARRSGEKHAWEATTMHLLQQACNTSSYALWKQYSAAMQANPPIHLRDLLDIKPLGKSIPIEEVESITAIRKRFVTPGMSLGALSPEAHMTLNIAMNRIGAKSDSGEGGEDPAHAHPLPNGDNPCAKIKQVASGRFGVTAEYLNACEELEIKVAQGAKPGEGGQLPGMKVTKLIARLRHSTPGVTLISPPPHHDIYSIEDLAQLIYDLKQINPRVKVTVKLVAQSGVGTIAAGVAKAKADIILISGHNGGTGASPGTSIKYAGLPWEMGLSEAHQVLAMNKLRERVTLRTDGGLRTGRDIVMAAMMGAEEYGIGTAALIAMGCIMVRQCQSNTCPVGVCTQDDALRAKFTGNADKVVNLITFYAQEVRETLASIGARSLDEVIGRADLLAQVSRGAAHLDDLDLNPLLLTVDGAENIRYDRNKARNAVPDTLDAEIIRDAARFFEDGEKMQLSYAVENTHRTVGTRASSHIVKRFGMRNKLQPDHLTVKLAGSAGQSLGAFAAPGLKIEVFGDANDYVGKGLSGGMIVVRPRMSSPLIARDNTIIGNTVLYGATNGHLFAAGRAGERFAVRNSGAKVVIEGCGSNGCEYMTGGVAVILGSIGANFGAGMTGGMAYLYDPEGLAEPLINMESLVTCPVSVPHWEDELKSLIEMHARETESQHALEILRNWDIEKVHFVQVCPKEMLIHLPYPISYESEAMPAE